The Drosophila sulfurigaster albostrigata strain 15112-1811.04 chromosome 3, ASM2355843v2, whole genome shotgun sequence genomic sequence TAAGTGTGTCCCATGGAGTTGTCTACTGAATGCTTGACATGACATACTTTGCTCTGATCCAATTGCCTTCAAATGCCTGCTGTGCAGTGTCTGCACTTCAAATTATCGCCAGCTATTTACTTCGCTTTTAAATGGGAAACAATGGCATTTTTTCAGGTTAAGCAGCTTACTTTATAATAGGGATGAGCGCATTGCAAATACTTTCGATGCATTAAAAGCGCTGAGTCAGCTgatctatagtatatttgttcTATATATTCTTCAGTGTGAGCTAGCTTCCAGTAAatcaaaagttaaattaatattaaggTAAGAGacaatatttaacaattattttttttattcttattactAGTTCTTCACATTtctaataaatactttaaaaaaaataccacatCATATCATTTATATTTCCTAAAAACTTTGTTTCAATCAGAAAAGGAATGTAGGTTTTTGAAGAAATACTGACTGCTGACTGCAATCAGAACTAAGtctggaatattttgtactctatggtatataagtttggtataatttaataatactgcactgttttgcttttattcaaaatggatagcgggtatctcacagtcgagcacacttcaCTGTAGCTTGCTTGGGTAAAATAATTCAGTAcgatttataattatttttaattacttcatttactacaaaataaatatagtatgttaatatttaaaacgaATATTAGTTATAATACAGTATTGTCTTTTAATGGATATTTTTGTATGACCTTACGAGCCATTGCCTCGATGCCCACCCAAGCCTCCTTAACTAATCTATCAATATCCGAAGCAGGTGGATCAAATTTGTTAGCACCACCTGGTGGCAGTTCCATGGTGAATGATATAGGAAATCCAGCATTGAAAGCATAATCATCACTGGCGCCAGATATGGGATATATCGAACTTCCGGAGCAGCCAACTTTATAACGCGTGCCAGTTGCCTCCATTATAGCATTGGCACCAGCGCGAGCAACATCCTCAAGATCTCGCCAAGTCACGGGCAAAGCACTATAGGAAATTTCATAagaatttaatgtattttaatgtcAGTTGTTCACTTACTTGGTATAGCCATATGGATAAAGTATATATTGGCCATAGGAATGCAATGTCAGATACATTTTGCCGTGTTCTGCTAGACTCTGAATCAAGTCCCGCACCACAATTGTTTCTGGCTCAGAGAATGCTTTCGGTCCGGGATATATGGTACTACAAGGATCCCAGTAAGCGCCAGTTTCATTccaatgaaaatcaaaattccgATTGCCATCGGTGCCAATGCAACTCTCGTTAATCGGCTGACGAGTCTTGCGCCAAAATCTGTTGTCCGCTGATAACTGAGTAAACTCATAGCCATCAGGATTAACCACAGGCAGAATGACCCAATCATAATCCTGCAGCAATTGAGCATGTTTCTGATAGTTATTCGACAGTTCACCGATGGCATAAAGTACAGCGGCATGAGCAATCCACTCACGAGCATGTATACCTCCATCCATAAGGATAACATTCTTATTGGCACGTCCATCTCCATTGGTAATCCTTATTGTCTTCATCGTTCGACCCTCGTAACTCTTTCCTACAGTCTTAACAAAGACACGACTTGGATACTGTTGAGCCAGATCCTCGATATACCGATTGATTTCATCAAAAGTGTAATATCTATCAGTCCCAGCATGTCCTTTATAGGGATATAGATTGCTGAGATTGCGATTCATTTCAAAGGCATTACGTAAATCCAAGCCCACATCGTGATTGAGAACTCTATGTTCCCATTGATTATTCtccagcaaatgcaaaaattcatCTTGAGCCTCTGGATGAACCATGACAATAGTTCCTCTGCCAGACAACAACACATATTGGGATTCATTCTTCACCATTCTATACAAATCTAAGGCTGAAGAATGTATCTTCGATGTTAATTCATAGACTTTAAAGCtgcataaagtataaaatc encodes the following:
- the LOC133843963 gene encoding carboxypeptidase B1-like, with translation MKLLWYAMCSLFIAQTKVKGCIYDGFKVYELTSKIHSSALDLYRMVKNESQYVLLSGRGTIVMVHPEAQDEFLHLLENNQWEHRVLNHDVGLDLRNAFEMNRNLSNLYPYKGHAGTDRYYTFDEINRYIEDLAQQYPSRVFVKTVGKSYEGRTMKTIRITNGDGRANKNVILMDGGIHAREWIAHAAVLYAIGELSNNYQKHAQLLQDYDWVILPVVNPDGYEFTQLSADNRFWRKTRQPINESCIGTDGNRNFDFHWNETGAYWDPCSTIYPGPKAFSEPETIVVRDLIQSLAEHGKMYLTLHSYGQYILYPYGYTNALPVTWRDLEDVARAGANAIMEATGTRYKVGCSGSSIYPISGASDDYAFNAGFPISFTMELPPGGANKFDPPASDIDRLVKEAWVGIEAMARKVIQKYPLKDNTVL